From a single Myotis daubentonii chromosome 5, mMyoDau2.1, whole genome shotgun sequence genomic region:
- the MFAP3L gene encoding microfibrillar-associated protein 3-like isoform X2: MSNMSNPGKWQMHEGGLLNITKVSFSDRGKYTCVASNAYGIVNNTVTLRVIFTSGDMGVYYMVVCLVAFTIVMVLNITRLCMMSSHLKKTEKAINEFFRTEGAEKLQKAFEIAKRIPIITSAKTLELAKVTQFKTMEFARYIEELARSVPLPPLIMNCRTIMEEIMEVVRLEEQGQNFVQHTPEGQEAMDRDEVYMIRNSLKRSDSPTADSDASSLHEQPQQIAIKVSVHPQSKKDHVDDQEGVQFEDVKDEEDTELSAEQSPETVEPSTDETSTELTPEEPTPVEPMDVEPTPVEPTPVEVSDRVPPPAHLETTELAVAHERNTCIIYESHV; encoded by the exons ATGTCAAATATGAGCAACCCAG GAAAATGGCAGATGCACGAGGGCGGCCTCCTGAACATCACCAAGGTGTCTTTTTCAGACCGAGGGAAATACACATGTGTTGCCTCTAATGCCTATGGCATTGTGAACAACACGGTGACCCTGCGCGTCATCTTCACCTCGGGAGACATGGGTGTCTACTACATGGTGGTCTGCCTCGTGGCCTTCACCATCGTCATGGTCCTCAACATCACCCGCCTGTGTATGATGAGCAGCCACCTGAAGAAGACAGAGAAGGCCATCAACGAGTTCTTTAGGACAGAAGGCGCGGAGAAGCTGCAGAAGGCATTCGAGATTGCCAAGCGGATCCCCATCATCACCTCAGCCAAAACTCTAGAGCTTGCCAAAGTCACCCAATTCAAAACCATGGAGTTTGCCCGCTACATTGAAGAGCTGGCCAGGAGCgtgcctctgcctcctctcatTATGAACTGCAGAACCATCATGGAGGAAATCATGGAGGTGGTCAGGCTGGAGGAGCAGGGGCAGAATTTTGTGCAGCACACGCCAGAAGGCCAAGAGGCCATGGACAGGGATGAGGTGTACATGATCCGAAACTCTCTGAAGCGAAGTGACTCCCCCACCGCTGACTCAGACGCTTCATCGCTGCATGAACAGCCTCAGCAGATTGCCATCAAGGTGTCCGTACATCCACAATCCAAAAAAGATCATGTGGATGACCAAGAGGGTGTACAGTTTGAAGATGTCAAAGATGAAGAGGACACAGAACTGTCAGCTGAACAATCCCCAGAAACTGTAGAGCCTTCTACAGATGAAACATCCACAGAGCTAACGCCTGAAGAGCCCACGCCTGTTGAGCCCATGGATGTTGAGCCCACGCCTGTTGAGCCCACGCCTGTTGAGGTATCAGATAGAGTCCCACCGCCTGCTCACCTGGAAACTACAGAGCTGGCAGTGGCACATGAAAGAAACACCTGCATTATTTATGAAAGCCATGTCTAA